CGCACCAAAAGCGGGATCATGCTCGGCCTGGGCGAAACAAAGGAGGAAGTCCTCCAAACCATGCGCGACCTCGCCGACTGCGGGTTGGACGTCATCACGCTGGGGCAATACCTCCAGCCGACCCAGCGCCACCTGGCGGTGCAGCGCTTTGTCCACCCCGACGAGTTCGCCGAGCTTCGCGAACGCGGGTATGACATGGGCTTTGACTATGTGGAGAGCGGTCCCCTGGTGCGGTCGTCCTATCACAGCGAAAAACACGTTATTCCCGGGTATGGAAGGGCGGCGTGGAGCCTGGAGAAAAAAGCTGCGCTTGTATAAAATACTATTCCTGTTGCTGCTGCCCTCGGCAGCGTTGGCGCCCCTTGCCGGCTCGGCCCAGTTGCACTGGCTCAAGGCCCGCAGCCTGAACGAGCAGTTGCCGTTTTCCATCACCGTCTATCTCACCGAGGACTCCGTCCACGGGCGGCCCTTCCGGGCGTGCTACGTGTCGGTCGATCCGTATGACCTTAAGATAGACTTTGCCGCCAGGGTGGGGGAGGCGACGCCTTCGGCGTTTTTCGGCCGCGAAACCGGCTTGCCGCCTTATATCGTCGTCAACGGGGAGACCCGGCGTGATCTACAGTTGGTCATCGACGGGCGGCGCCTCGTCTCTTATAACCAGATGGCGCTGCGTGTGCCTGGGGACAGCCTTTATCACTACGTGACGCCCAGCGCCGTCGGCGTCAATGGCGCCCGGCACGTGGACGTGGGGTGGGTGTTTACCGATTCTACCAAAGACTATCCCTTGTGCATGTTGAAGGGGCCGTCGGATCCGCGGTATAGCAAGGGTGTTCACAGTAATCCGTCCATCCTCGATATCCGTAGCGAGAACGCCAATTCCGAGATCGGTGCCAAGTGTATGCAATGGCCGATGGAGGCCGCCGTGGGCGGTGGGCCTACGCTGGTCAAGCGTGGGCAGGTGTTTATCAGTAGCCGGGAAGAGATTCGGTTTTTTGGAAGGGAGGATTCGGTGGAGGCGCGGACGGCGATGGGGTATACCCGCGACAATAAGATGATCATT
This region of Dinghuibacter silviterrae genomic DNA includes:
- a CDS encoding phosphodiester glycosidase family protein; protein product: MYKILFLLLLPSAALAPLAGSAQLHWLKARSLNEQLPFSITVYLTEDSVHGRPFRACYVSVDPYDLKIDFAARVGEATPSAFFGRETGLPPYIVVNGETRRDLQLVIDGRRLVSYNQMALRVPGDSLYHYVTPSAVGVNGARHVDVGWVFTDSTKDYPLCMLKGPSDPRYSKGVHSNPSILDIRSENANSEIGAKCMQWPMEAAVGGGPTLVKRGQVFISSREEIRFFGREDSVEARTAMGYTRDNKMIILVVEGGHPGESLGASLPEVAAMMKDLGCWEALNLGGGGATCLLVNGQPLLKPATANGEQEAVGSVFMIKSHL